The following is a genomic window from Malus sylvestris chromosome 7, drMalSylv7.2, whole genome shotgun sequence.
AGGGAAACAAGTCCAAACTTGATTTGGTTGGTTTAATTTATATGATTTACAACCTAGTCGTAAGTAGTAACCTACTAGTAGAGCGAAAACATTTTGGTCAAAATAGATGGGTTAAGAAAATGTCAAACAAATTCTCATATTATATGCTAATATTTGGAACGAAAACGATTTCTTGCTCTTATCAAATCCGTTCGAAAGTTTAGAGTTAATTATGAAGAGCTTGTAACTAAAgtgataaaaaatatttaaatttttactcGATGTTATAAGTTCAATTCTATACTCCCTTGAGATATAATTTAGGACTAATttgagacaaaaaaaattataagacTCGAACCAGAAAAACCTCAAAAATTTAGGGGACAAATGTGAGATCAAACCTAATTATTCTTGTAATATTTGAATTCGACATTCTAAAGATACAGTAGGCACACTCTTTACACGCCCCCCCTCCATTTCTGACTAAATCCCAAAACCAAAGTAGGTCAACATAAGTCAATTCAATtcccaaataaacaaattacgACCCAGTCGCTCTGACTTCACTTTATACTAGCCTCTTGTCACGCACAGTTAATTAcgagattttgttttgtattattatttatttttaattataatttaaataTTATGAAAGTTTCGCTTATTTTACTTCTCCCTATATATACACCCCCTCCATTTCCCGCTGTCGACCAAATCACACACATCAAAGAACACTCAACAGAGaaagaaaatttgataaaatcccccccccccccccaaaaaaaaaagaaatccaCACAGAGAAAAGCAAAATAATGCCTTGCGCTTTGGTGGTGCCGAACTCGCCGATTTGTTCGCCGTCGCAAATTCCCTCCCATTTTTTCCGGTCGTCGGCTTTAGCTTCCCCTTCTGCCTGTTCTTTACCTAGAGTCCTCCATGGCGCGCCTCCCACACCGTCGCGGTCGCCGGCCTTGACGACGCCGGCTTTTGAGTCTCGGTTTCAGAGGCAGGAGATAAGCGAGTGCCAGAAGCAGGCTTCGGGTTTGGCTCTGAAGAGGAAGAGGCCGAGGATGATTGATATTCCGGTGGCGCCTTTGGTGAATTTTAAGGTGGAGTCGAGTGAGGGTGCGGCGGAGAGAGTGGAGGTGCTGGAGGTTGATGAGGATGTGTATTCGGTTTATTGTAAGAGGGGGAGGAGAGGTTCAATGGAGGATCGTTACTCTGCCGTTGTCGATCTTCACGATGATTCGAGACAGGTAAATTGTGATTATTTCGCTCtcaattttctgtttgtttcccaGGAAAATTTCACAAATGGAAATTAGTATCTTTACTAGAAACTTCAAGCATTTAACTTTGATTAGATtgttttacagttttatttggAGTGGAGCTTCAACTGAGAAAATTTAGGATGAAATCAAAAGTACAAGAATTGGGTTTCTATAAATTTTGAGAAAGATATAAAATTGTGGAATTTATGTTTTTGAATTCGCTGTTCGAATTCGTTCTGATTAGATTATGTGACTACAGGCATTCTTTGGTGTGTTTGATGGGCATGGAGGAGCAAAAGCAGCTGAATTTGCAGCCAAGAACTTGACTAAAAACATTGCGGATCGTTTGACGGGTGAAAGTGAAGAGGAAATCGTGGAAGCAGTCAAAGATGGTTATCTAACCACCGATGTCGAGTTTCTGAAGGAGGATGTTGCTGGCGGCGCATGCTGTGTGACTGCCTTGATACAAAAGGGCAACCTTGTGGTGTCCAATGCCGGTGACTGTCGTGCTGTTATGAGCCGAGGAGGGGTTGCCGAGGCCCTTACATCCGATCATCATCCTTCTAGAATAGATGAAAGGGAAAGGATTGAGACCACGGTGAGCATTCAAATATGTGCACATGGATTCGAGGATTTGATATTCGTACGTCAAGGTTGAAATGGAAGATCGTGGACTTTGTCGCTGATTGGATTTTGCGATTTTTGTTTTGCAGGGTGGTTATGTAGATTGTTGCCGCGGTGTTTGGAGAATTCAGGGATCTCTTGCTGCTTCGAGATCAATTGGAGATAGACAGCTTAAAGAATGGGTGATAGCAGAACCAGAGACTATAGTCTTGAGAATAGACCCCGAATGCGAGTTTTTAATGTTAGCTTCTGATGGCCTTTGGGACAAGGTAATTTTAG
Proteins encoded in this region:
- the LOC126630756 gene encoding probable protein phosphatase 2C 25 isoform X2, with the protein product MPCALVVPNSPICSPSQIPSHFFRSSALASPSACSLPRVLHGAPPTPSRSPALTTPAFESRFQRQEISECQKQASGLALKRKRPRMIDIPVAPLVNFKVESSEGAAERVEVLEVDEDVYSVYCKRGRRGSMEDRYSAVVDLHDDSRQAFFGVFDGHGGAKAAEFAAKNLTKNIADRLTGESEEEIVEAVKDGYLTTDVEFLKEDVAGGACCVTALIQKGNLVVSNAGDCRAVMSRGGVAEALTSDHHPSRIDERERIETTGGYVDCCRGVWRIQGSLAASRSIGDRQLKEWVIAEPETIVLRIDPECEFLMLASDGLWDKVTNQEAVDRVRPLCVGVDKPELFSACKKLVDLSITRGSMDDTSVMIVQLGRFVL